In Streptomyces puniciscabiei, a single genomic region encodes these proteins:
- a CDS encoding WhiB family transcriptional regulator — MRYITTHHAPATGLRGIGDTSWQPRGACHGMDAEDADEIFFPLPREHAAIAEAKELCAACPVRRECLNYALENELKDGIWGGLTEAERRPWHKGLPQRLDYNRVLAIFNGRDVHLTESERQVVIDHAYVRGWHADRLAVALQIGRKHAQELLREAADKVFVRDLNFGVPPRRKKKEKRTAPTTSRPASAKPATKEPEFRPVTSSSANASFGKAV, encoded by the coding sequence TTGCGCTACATCACCACCCACCACGCGCCGGCCACCGGCCTGCGCGGCATCGGCGACACCAGCTGGCAGCCGCGTGGCGCGTGCCACGGCATGGACGCCGAGGACGCCGACGAAATCTTCTTCCCCCTGCCTCGAGAGCACGCGGCCATCGCCGAGGCCAAGGAGCTGTGCGCCGCCTGCCCGGTCCGCCGCGAATGCCTCAACTACGCCCTGGAAAACGAACTGAAGGACGGCATCTGGGGCGGGCTGACCGAGGCCGAGCGCCGCCCCTGGCACAAGGGGTTGCCGCAGCGCCTCGACTACAACCGGGTGCTCGCAATCTTCAACGGGCGCGACGTGCACCTCACCGAGTCCGAACGGCAGGTCGTCATCGACCACGCCTACGTCCGCGGCTGGCACGCCGACCGGCTCGCCGTCGCCTTGCAGATCGGCCGCAAGCACGCCCAGGAACTGCTGCGTGAGGCTGCCGACAAGGTCTTCGTCCGTGACCTCAACTTCGGTGTCCCCCCGAGGCGCAAGAAGAAGGAGAAGCGGACGGCACCGACGACGAGCCGACCCGCATCAGCCAAGCCCGCCACGAAAGAGCCGGAGTTCCGTCCGGTGACGTCGTCCTCCGCGAACGCCTCGTTCGGAAAGGCCGTATGA
- a CDS encoding zinc finger domain-containing protein, whose protein sequence is MDRREIAALLAYIGRLDPRTIRTDQGEARDQLAQWHELLGDVPLATPHGWDARITARQHIRTSPYQIVPADIGRPWESYRRDRLARHTDPTPSVDPDDQAAWIAELVGTRRAVAAGTAQPAQARAITTGREGIDPRLETRLRQVGSCIPPHARAALAPYRPARAAREAAIAAGQPDALSVRCEWCHAQPGEPCRRRRIGPDGGARGNAPRATPHPGRFDLAAAQQDQQPAMA, encoded by the coding sequence GTGGACCGCCGCGAAATTGCCGCCCTGCTGGCCTACATCGGCCGGCTCGACCCCCGCACCATCCGCACCGACCAGGGCGAGGCCCGCGACCAGCTCGCCCAGTGGCACGAGCTGCTCGGCGACGTGCCCCTGGCCACCCCCCACGGCTGGGACGCCCGGATCACCGCCCGACAGCACATCCGCACCTCGCCCTACCAGATCGTCCCCGCGGACATCGGCCGCCCGTGGGAGAGCTACCGGCGCGACCGCCTCGCCCGGCACACCGACCCCACCCCGTCCGTCGACCCGGACGACCAGGCAGCCTGGATCGCCGAGCTGGTCGGCACCCGCCGCGCCGTCGCCGCCGGCACCGCGCAGCCCGCGCAGGCCAGGGCTATCACCACCGGTCGCGAGGGGATCGACCCGAGGCTGGAGACGCGGCTGCGGCAGGTCGGCTCCTGCATACCGCCGCACGCGCGGGCAGCCCTGGCGCCCTACCGGCCCGCCCGCGCCGCCCGGGAGGCGGCCATCGCCGCAGGCCAGCCCGACGCGCTATCGGTCCGGTGCGAGTGGTGCCACGCGCAGCCCGGCGAGCCGTGCCGCCGCCGGCGCATCGGCCCCGACGGCGGAGCACGCGGCAACGCCCCGCGCGCTACCCCGCACCCCGGCCGCTTCGACCTCGCCGCCGCCCAGCAGGACCAGCAGCCCGCGATGGCCTAA
- a CDS encoding relaxase/mobilization nuclease domain-containing protein, with protein MIPSVNESGSRTIGLLAYLYGPGKHEEHIDPHLVASFDGMSPDPGRDPNATLKDLQQLLDQPVMALPKHARPAKHVWHTSVRTAADDRILSDEEWGEIARRIVAATGIDPGGGQPGCRWAAVRHADDHIHIVATLVCEDGSRPDDYRSGKRAQAECRLIEKKLGLRQVAPGDGTAAQRPTSAERHKAERQGRERTAREELRETVRRAAAGATSETEFFDRLAAAGLIIRKRLAPSGDLLGYKVALPDDRNKDGEPVFYPGARLAPDLSLPRIRERWSADTRDQDPAPADAPATVAPSGPAAARRRTASAAWTAMLVIEHGDDAIAAAYIAAAGEVLDALAKTSAAHTRRELRDAAFAFERASRSHVRAERGHDRALRQAARDLVYSGPALGRGEDGATTAMAIDMLFFLITAAAHWHAKKNHAQQAAAARQAAEHLRAAYQAAAAQPLGALYLRGRRLNRSLRQRQTTVLREALPELAEQILAEPGWHALAATLADAEAAGHDPAALLADAAARRELATAESVSDVLVWRLRRVADLPADTTGMVPDAHTAQRSAQRTGQHIPGQARPGRGRS; from the coding sequence ATGATCCCCAGCGTCAACGAGTCCGGCTCCCGTACCATCGGCCTGCTCGCCTACCTGTACGGTCCGGGCAAGCACGAGGAGCACATCGACCCGCACCTCGTCGCCTCCTTCGACGGCATGTCCCCCGACCCCGGCCGCGACCCGAACGCCACCCTCAAGGACCTCCAGCAGCTCCTCGACCAGCCCGTGATGGCCCTCCCGAAACACGCCCGGCCAGCCAAGCACGTCTGGCACACCTCCGTGCGCACGGCTGCGGACGACCGGATCCTGTCCGACGAGGAGTGGGGCGAGATCGCCCGCCGCATCGTGGCCGCCACCGGCATCGACCCCGGCGGCGGCCAGCCCGGCTGCCGCTGGGCCGCCGTACGCCACGCGGACGACCACATCCACATCGTCGCCACCTTGGTGTGCGAGGACGGCAGCCGCCCCGACGACTACCGCTCCGGCAAGCGCGCCCAGGCCGAATGCCGCCTCATCGAAAAGAAACTCGGCCTCCGCCAAGTCGCCCCCGGCGACGGCACCGCTGCCCAGCGCCCCACCAGCGCCGAGCGCCACAAAGCCGAACGTCAGGGCCGCGAGCGCACCGCGCGGGAGGAACTGCGCGAGACCGTGCGCCGCGCGGCGGCCGGCGCCACCAGCGAGACCGAGTTCTTCGACCGGCTGGCCGCCGCCGGCCTCATCATCCGCAAGCGCCTCGCCCCCTCCGGCGACCTGCTCGGCTACAAGGTCGCCCTGCCCGACGACCGCAACAAGGACGGCGAACCGGTCTTCTACCCCGGCGCCCGCCTCGCCCCCGACCTGTCCCTGCCCCGCATCCGGGAGCGCTGGTCCGCCGACACCCGCGACCAGGACCCCGCACCGGCGGATGCGCCCGCCACTGTGGCGCCGAGCGGCCCGGCCGCCGCCCGCAGACGCACGGCCTCGGCCGCGTGGACCGCGATGCTGGTCATCGAGCACGGCGACGACGCCATCGCCGCCGCGTACATCGCCGCTGCCGGCGAGGTCCTGGACGCGCTCGCGAAGACCTCCGCCGCCCACACCAGGCGCGAACTGCGCGACGCCGCCTTCGCGTTCGAGCGGGCCTCCCGCTCCCACGTGCGCGCCGAGCGCGGCCACGACCGGGCCCTGCGACAGGCGGCCCGCGACCTCGTCTACAGCGGCCCGGCGCTGGGCCGCGGCGAGGACGGCGCGACCACCGCGATGGCGATCGACATGCTCTTCTTCCTCATCACCGCCGCCGCCCACTGGCACGCGAAGAAGAACCACGCCCAGCAGGCCGCCGCCGCCCGCCAGGCCGCCGAACACCTGCGCGCCGCCTACCAAGCCGCCGCAGCCCAACCCCTCGGAGCCCTCTACCTGCGGGGCCGACGCCTCAATCGATCGTTGCGGCAGCGGCAGACGACAGTGCTGCGCGAGGCGCTACCGGAACTGGCCGAACAGATCCTCGCCGAGCCCGGCTGGCACGCGCTCGCCGCCACCCTCGCCGACGCCGAGGCCGCCGGCCACGACCCAGCCGCCCTGCTCGCCGACGCCGCGGCACGGCGGGAACTCGCCACGGCGGAGTCCGTCAGCGACGTCCTGGTGTGGCGGCTGCGCCGGGTAGCGGACCTGCCCGCGGATACCACCGGCATGGTGCCCGACGCTCACACCGCACAGCGCTCGGCACAGCGCACCGGGCAGCACATCCCCGGACAGGCCCGACCTGGGCGCGGCCGGTCGTGA
- a CDS encoding ImmA/IrrE family metallo-endopeptidase, which yields MAAVRRRGRAWRKRPADSDLERRIRQVLRDLDVQPPLSVEALCKALGEKRGRPIELRAYPLPKPGPSGLWLETPAADLIIYQQETTKLHQEHIILHEIGHILADHRGEDRVEEWHAVVAGLARSAIRRALGRCNYDDAREQEAELVATVILGWAWALDRVTSCTSTDASVRRLHDTFGAPVGWL from the coding sequence GTGGCTGCGGTGCGACGCCGGGGACGTGCCTGGCGTAAGCGTCCGGCCGACAGCGATCTGGAGCGTCGCATCCGGCAGGTACTGCGTGATCTTGATGTTCAGCCTCCCTTGAGCGTGGAGGCCCTGTGCAAGGCGCTCGGCGAGAAGCGCGGGCGCCCCATCGAGCTTCGGGCGTACCCCCTGCCGAAGCCTGGGCCATCGGGTCTATGGCTTGAGACCCCGGCGGCTGACCTCATCATCTACCAGCAGGAAACGACCAAGCTTCACCAGGAACACATCATCCTGCACGAGATCGGCCATATTCTCGCGGACCACCGGGGCGAGGACCGCGTGGAGGAGTGGCATGCGGTGGTCGCCGGACTTGCTCGCAGCGCCATACGCCGAGCGCTGGGGCGCTGCAACTACGACGACGCACGCGAGCAGGAGGCAGAGCTCGTGGCGACGGTCATTTTGGGCTGGGCCTGGGCACTGGACCGTGTCACATCCTGCACTTCCACGGACGCGTCGGTGCGCCGCCTCCACGACACCTTCGGTGCCCCGGTGGGGTGGCTGTGA
- a CDS encoding MAB_1171c family putative transporter, translated as MAVLLVFAALATAVAWRVFQLLKDPRNPSQRSACLCLACAFGSYLVAAPVGPGFETVADPGWGKLVQNVLLLAAAYFVMCVHLYAVSDERTGRRRARIEGMALAVVVGVISAAALTAPRSALTSSVGTADMTVPQVAAFYLTAGLYLLYALTAASYWTRQRAREYQRPVSTGMWVAAAGLLGMAVVCAANAVFVIIRWRGGAIPKALTVGVALALMASLVLLTFGFTYAGVRTRLTALRVWREHRRIYRQLEPLWRLLRQAYPHSVLKLSGGTRRDRWRAGGVHRRYHRRVVECRDGLVHISTRLQGGHEGAVVDLARPEVLAQHLRATVAALANGAPVSDRAVPLAVPENGDRATDVQQLVALSQALRSEARSEREASC; from the coding sequence ATGGCTGTCCTCTTGGTCTTCGCCGCCCTGGCCACCGCCGTCGCCTGGAGGGTGTTCCAGCTGCTGAAGGACCCGCGCAACCCTTCGCAGCGCAGCGCGTGCTTGTGCTTGGCCTGTGCTTTTGGTTCCTATCTCGTCGCCGCGCCGGTCGGGCCCGGCTTCGAGACGGTCGCGGACCCGGGGTGGGGCAAGCTGGTGCAGAACGTGCTGCTTCTCGCGGCGGCGTACTTCGTGATGTGTGTCCACCTGTACGCAGTGTCGGACGAACGCACGGGCAGGCGTCGAGCACGGATCGAAGGCATGGCCCTGGCTGTGGTCGTCGGCGTGATCAGCGCCGCGGCCCTGACCGCCCCCCGGTCCGCTCTGACCAGCAGCGTAGGGACGGCGGACATGACCGTTCCCCAGGTCGCCGCGTTCTACCTCACGGCCGGCCTGTACTTGCTCTACGCCCTGACCGCAGCCTCCTACTGGACCCGGCAGCGTGCGCGCGAGTACCAGCGTCCGGTGTCCACGGGCATGTGGGTAGCGGCTGCGGGGCTGCTCGGAATGGCCGTCGTGTGCGCGGCGAACGCGGTCTTCGTGATCATCCGCTGGCGGGGCGGTGCCATACCCAAGGCCCTGACCGTCGGTGTGGCGCTGGCGCTGATGGCTTCGCTCGTGCTGCTTACCTTCGGCTTCACCTATGCGGGCGTGCGAACGCGGCTCACGGCCTTGCGGGTATGGCGTGAGCACCGCCGCATCTACCGCCAGCTAGAGCCGCTGTGGCGGCTGCTGCGGCAGGCGTATCCCCACAGCGTCCTGAAACTGTCGGGCGGCACGCGGCGTGACCGCTGGCGAGCCGGCGGCGTTCATCGCCGCTACCACCGCCGCGTGGTGGAATGCCGTGACGGCCTGGTGCACATCAGTACGCGCCTCCAGGGCGGGCACGAGGGCGCCGTCGTGGACTTGGCCCGCCCCGAGGTCCTGGCCCAGCATCTGCGGGCCACCGTTGCAGCCCTCGCGAACGGCGCACCGGTCTCGGACCGGGCTGTCCCGCTCGCGGTGCCGGAGAACGGCGATCGGGCCACCGATGTACAGCAGTTGGTCGCGCTGTCGCAGGCGTTGCGCAGCGAAGCCAGGAGCGAAAGGGAAGCATCGTGCTGA
- a CDS encoding sortase, which yields MHQSPDRHGDTTDPQGPPPSPAPSGDVSPGEHAGRGPRHRWQVVAVGFTAAVALSATAVAWTHSSKAGHARTAASTATQSALAPAAPSLRTSSAPTARAATSEAGRALAHWADPHAASKPSAASGPGGAIIDVVRIPALGKDWAQPVYQGTGPDQLGAGLGHFDGTEAAGQIGNFVLAGHRSGIASPPLRDIDNIKAGAPITVSTPERITYTYTVTSISTVAPTDVAVTAQVPGQPGATPTKALLTLVTCWPADGHSKRVVVEATLASTRGSEL from the coding sequence ATGCATCAGTCCCCCGACCGGCACGGCGACACCACGGATCCGCAGGGTCCTCCTCCCTCACCGGCACCGTCCGGTGACGTTTCACCGGGCGAACACGCGGGCCGCGGGCCGCGTCACCGCTGGCAGGTCGTGGCCGTCGGCTTCACCGCCGCCGTGGCGCTCTCCGCGACCGCCGTGGCCTGGACGCACTCCTCCAAGGCCGGCCACGCGCGCACTGCGGCGTCCACAGCCACCCAGTCCGCGCTGGCCCCGGCAGCGCCGTCCCTGCGCACCTCCAGCGCGCCGACCGCCCGTGCGGCCACCAGCGAAGCCGGGCGCGCCCTGGCCCACTGGGCCGATCCCCACGCTGCATCCAAACCGAGCGCCGCGTCGGGGCCGGGCGGAGCCATCATCGACGTCGTGCGGATCCCCGCCCTCGGAAAGGACTGGGCACAGCCCGTCTACCAGGGCACCGGCCCCGACCAGCTCGGTGCCGGGCTCGGGCACTTCGACGGCACCGAGGCGGCGGGCCAGATCGGCAACTTCGTGCTCGCCGGCCACCGCTCCGGCATTGCGTCGCCTCCGCTGCGCGACATTGACAACATCAAGGCAGGCGCTCCCATCACCGTCTCGACACCCGAGCGGATCACCTACACCTACACCGTGACCAGCATCTCCACGGTCGCGCCGACCGACGTCGCCGTCACAGCCCAGGTCCCGGGCCAGCCCGGCGCGACGCCCACCAAGGCGCTGCTGACGCTGGTGACGTGCTGGCCCGCGGACGGTCACAGCAAGCGGGTCGTCGTCGAGGCGACGCTCGCCTCCACCCGCGGCAGCGAGCTGTGA
- a CDS encoding amidohydrolase family protein, which produces MLITAGRVLTDSAGCVEDGAVLFRGGTIIAAGRRADVEPQAPPGEARLSFPHSTVLPGLIDAHVHLCFDGGTDPVATLQGQDDEALLREMKRRAEQLLSTGVTTARDLGDRGGLALQLAGAISHGSAVGPRLICAGRPVTTKGGHCWFLGGEVDGEREIRDLIQRNIAAGAKVIKVMATGGGLTKGGPASWASQFTPEELAIVVQEAHRAGLPVAAHGHGADGIAAAVTAGVDTIEHCTWMTRDGFEVREEVLAQIVDKGIFVCPTVSPQWPMLPKIFGPERAEALVAMARRVAESGVRLIAGTDAGVGRAGFDGLVSSLGFHRHLGLPNNRIIEMATVEAAHALGLGDVTGKIAPGYSADLLVVDGDPLADLEALRAVNTVFADGRQYQPSRP; this is translated from the coding sequence GTGCTGATCACCGCTGGACGAGTCCTCACCGACAGCGCGGGGTGTGTTGAAGACGGCGCCGTCCTCTTCCGGGGTGGCACGATCATCGCCGCAGGCCGGCGCGCGGATGTCGAACCCCAGGCGCCGCCTGGGGAGGCGCGGCTGTCCTTCCCGCACTCCACGGTGCTGCCCGGGCTGATCGACGCCCATGTCCACCTGTGCTTTGACGGCGGGACCGACCCGGTGGCCACGCTGCAAGGTCAGGACGACGAAGCTCTCCTGCGCGAGATGAAGCGTCGGGCCGAGCAGCTGCTGAGCACCGGTGTGACCACCGCACGCGATCTGGGCGACCGAGGCGGCCTCGCGCTGCAGTTGGCCGGCGCCATCTCGCACGGTTCCGCCGTGGGGCCGCGCCTGATCTGCGCGGGGCGTCCCGTGACCACCAAGGGCGGGCACTGCTGGTTCCTCGGCGGCGAAGTCGACGGGGAGCGGGAGATCCGCGACCTCATCCAGCGCAACATCGCAGCCGGCGCGAAGGTCATCAAGGTCATGGCGACCGGCGGCGGCCTGACCAAGGGCGGGCCGGCCAGCTGGGCGTCCCAGTTCACCCCGGAAGAACTCGCGATCGTCGTCCAGGAAGCTCACCGCGCCGGGCTTCCCGTTGCCGCGCATGGCCACGGGGCCGACGGCATCGCAGCCGCCGTGACCGCTGGCGTGGACACCATCGAGCACTGCACGTGGATGACCCGCGACGGGTTCGAGGTGCGCGAGGAGGTGCTGGCCCAGATCGTCGACAAGGGCATCTTCGTCTGTCCCACCGTCAGCCCCCAGTGGCCCATGCTGCCCAAAATCTTCGGCCCCGAGCGTGCGGAGGCCCTGGTCGCCATGGCCCGGCGGGTCGCGGAATCGGGGGTGCGGCTGATCGCCGGTACGGACGCCGGAGTGGGCCGTGCCGGGTTCGACGGGCTGGTCTCAAGTCTCGGCTTCCACCGGCACCTCGGGCTGCCGAACAACCGGATCATCGAGATGGCCACCGTGGAGGCAGCGCACGCTTTGGGCCTCGGTGACGTGACGGGCAAGATCGCCCCGGGGTACAGCGCGGACCTGCTCGTCGTCGATGGTGACCCATTGGCGGACCTGGAGGCGCTGCGCGCGGTCAACACCGTGTTCGCCGACGGCCGGCAGTACCAGCCCAGCCGCCCTTGA
- a CDS encoding MSCRAMM family protein, whose amino-acid sequence MAASAVAVGAGALLAPSASAADQWGRGFLIPDSAGHSGASHIGDYVSAVPGAIAYCADPGLAGPGAAGGYGAARDYTSWTSQATGRAASAAQVSQAAYILSKYGQAGSDAQGAAVDADVYSLLNAGSAYALPDGTRAVQRLSYPQVAPQAKKLATAYLSEAARFAGPYTVHLQPLAALRPGVTTNIKITVTSAAGNAVPGIRLNLKAALDGKQVAEDTESTNADGIAYAHVRAAKGHSVTLTTEATGLPGTTLRAVLPHNKEAQRMVLAGGTTSATAQLTMKTTEEGGRIKVVKTAGDTGKPLGGVKFAVRDKDGKTVATGTTNADGIWQTAELPAGEYTVHEVEAVDGYQLASDQHVAVTDGKDAAVAVRDVRIPKPAVPKPRPVTIKVLPQTGA is encoded by the coding sequence GTGGCTGCGTCAGCGGTGGCGGTGGGCGCGGGTGCGCTGCTGGCGCCGAGCGCGTCGGCGGCTGATCAGTGGGGTCGGGGTTTCCTGATCCCGGACTCCGCCGGACACTCCGGCGCCTCCCACATCGGCGACTATGTATCCGCCGTACCGGGCGCGATCGCCTACTGCGCCGACCCGGGCCTTGCCGGACCGGGCGCCGCCGGCGGTTACGGCGCCGCCCGCGACTACACCTCCTGGACGTCGCAGGCCACCGGCAGGGCCGCGAGCGCCGCACAGGTCTCTCAGGCCGCGTACATCTTGTCGAAGTACGGTCAGGCCGGCTCGGACGCGCAGGGCGCCGCCGTGGACGCCGACGTCTACAGCCTCCTCAACGCGGGGTCCGCCTACGCCCTGCCCGACGGGACGCGGGCCGTGCAGCGGCTGTCGTACCCGCAGGTCGCCCCGCAGGCGAAGAAGCTGGCCACCGCGTACCTGTCCGAGGCCGCCCGGTTCGCCGGCCCGTACACGGTTCACCTCCAGCCGCTGGCCGCGCTGCGACCCGGTGTGACGACCAACATCAAGATCACCGTCACCTCGGCCGCCGGAAACGCTGTGCCGGGCATCCGGCTCAACCTGAAGGCCGCTCTCGACGGGAAGCAGGTGGCGGAAGACACCGAGTCGACCAACGCCGACGGCATCGCCTACGCACACGTCAGAGCCGCAAAGGGCCACAGCGTCACGCTCACCACGGAGGCCACGGGCCTGCCCGGCACCACGCTGCGCGCCGTGCTCCCCCACAACAAGGAGGCGCAGCGCATGGTGCTCGCCGGCGGCACCACCAGCGCCACGGCACAGCTGACCATGAAGACCACCGAGGAAGGCGGCCGGATCAAGGTCGTCAAGACCGCCGGCGACACCGGCAAGCCGCTGGGCGGCGTGAAGTTCGCCGTGCGCGACAAGGACGGCAAGACGGTCGCGACCGGCACGACCAACGCCGACGGCATCTGGCAGACCGCCGAGTTGCCGGCGGGTGAGTACACGGTCCACGAGGTCGAGGCGGTCGACGGCTACCAGCTGGCGAGCGACCAGCACGTGGCAGTCACCGACGGCAAGGACGCCGCGGTCGCCGTGCGCGACGTCAGGATCCCCAAGCCTGCGGTGCCCAAGCCGCGGCCGGTGACGATCAAGGTGCTGCCGCAGACCGGCGCCTGA
- a CDS encoding plasmid mobilization protein translates to MQVHPASTEGGSKPGQEEKPTERRSHRERAVRARQRPRQPRENKRLHQPNTRFNDEEFALIKSAAARCQLSVAGFLARSALAAARDLDRTSAEIADEREVITALFDSRRKLGWAGSNLNQAMKAINSGADALQLEATIAAVRRAAETVHEAAAQLIAHRSS, encoded by the coding sequence GTGCAGGTCCATCCGGCTTCGACCGAGGGCGGATCGAAGCCGGGGCAGGAGGAGAAGCCGACCGAGCGCCGCAGCCACCGTGAGCGTGCCGTACGCGCCCGTCAGCGCCCTCGACAGCCGCGCGAGAACAAGCGCCTGCACCAGCCCAACACCCGTTTCAACGATGAAGAGTTCGCCCTGATCAAGTCCGCCGCCGCCCGCTGTCAGCTGTCCGTCGCCGGGTTCCTCGCGCGCTCCGCGCTCGCCGCCGCCCGCGACCTCGACCGCACCAGCGCCGAGATCGCCGACGAACGCGAAGTGATCACAGCCCTGTTCGACAGCCGCCGCAAGCTCGGCTGGGCCGGCAGCAACCTCAACCAGGCCATGAAGGCCATCAACTCCGGCGCCGACGCACTCCAGCTCGAAGCCACCATCGCCGCCGTCCGCCGGGCCGCCGAGACCGTCCACGAGGCCGCCGCACAGCTGATTGCACACCGCAGCTCATGA
- a CDS encoding helix-turn-helix transcriptional regulator, protein MSQRLVDGRRIKVARIKAGLLQSQVGKALGVSDSAEANWENGKKRPDAELLPALAEVLGKPLDVLFPREGLPDLADLRADAGIYQKDTGQIIGTKSHAPVSRAERGIRRLDPKYVPPLAAAYGVSVDSLLAAQERSFGRDVPEPGQVPTSLAGKIAFLMEHLYPGAQVAPTADEIARGINEWAGAAVVSEEEVKAILSGAQPTAKPIVYHGLADFFGVEPLFFEPQHEVARHIYEGLRLLALAREGKVTRAVVHGAGEGGLPADVLAFVNEVVVELQDRGLPAAGDEGQ, encoded by the coding sequence ATGTCCCAGCGTCTGGTCGACGGACGCCGCATCAAGGTGGCGCGCATCAAGGCGGGACTTCTGCAGAGCCAGGTGGGCAAGGCCCTGGGTGTCTCCGACTCCGCCGAGGCGAACTGGGAGAACGGCAAGAAGCGTCCTGACGCCGAGCTTTTGCCGGCTCTCGCCGAGGTCCTCGGAAAGCCCCTGGACGTCCTCTTCCCCCGAGAGGGTCTGCCTGACCTCGCGGACCTGCGGGCCGATGCCGGGATCTACCAGAAGGACACCGGCCAGATCATCGGCACCAAGAGCCACGCGCCCGTCAGCCGCGCGGAGCGTGGAATCCGCCGGCTGGACCCCAAGTACGTCCCACCCCTAGCGGCGGCGTACGGGGTCAGCGTCGACTCGCTGCTCGCCGCGCAGGAGCGGTCCTTCGGGCGGGACGTGCCGGAGCCGGGCCAGGTACCCACGTCGCTCGCCGGCAAGATCGCGTTTTTGATGGAACACCTGTACCCGGGTGCTCAGGTCGCGCCGACCGCGGACGAGATCGCCCGGGGGATCAATGAGTGGGCAGGTGCCGCGGTCGTCTCGGAAGAGGAAGTGAAGGCGATTCTCTCCGGCGCCCAGCCCACGGCCAAGCCGATCGTCTATCACGGGCTGGCCGACTTCTTCGGCGTCGAGCCGCTGTTCTTCGAGCCCCAGCACGAGGTGGCCCGGCACATCTACGAGGGGCTGCGACTGCTGGCCCTTGCCCGGGAGGGCAAGGTCACCCGGGCTGTGGTACACGGCGCGGGCGAAGGGGGGCTTCCCGCAGACGTGCTGGCCTTTGTCAACGAGGTCGTCGTCGAACTCCAGGACCGAGGACTGCCCGCCGCCGGCGACGAAGGGCAGTGA